Below is a window of Terriglobales bacterium DNA.
AGCTGCGCGGCGTGCTGTACGTGCTCGACGAGCCCTCCATCGGACTTCACCATCGCGACAATGACCGATTGCTGCAGGCGCTGGAGTCGCTCCGGGATCTGGGCAACACCGTGCTGGTGGTTGAACATGATGAAGAGACCATCCGCCGGGCCGATTACGTGGTCGACCTCGGCCCCGGCGCCGGACGACATGGGGGAGCGCTGGTGGCCTCGGGCACGCCGCAGCAGATTATGCAAGCGCCGGATTCGTTGACCGGGCAGTACATTTCCGGGGAGAAACAGATTCCGCATCGCGCCGAGCGCCGCCACACCAACGGCAATGCGATCGCGGTGCTGGGCGCCCGCGAAAATAATCTGAAGTCGCTCGACGCCAGCTTTCCGCTGGGCGTGATGACCGTGGTCACAGGTGTGTCCGGCTCCGGAAAGTCGACCCTGGTGAACGACATCCTGTATCGCGCCCTGGCCAAGCAGCTCTACCGCTCGCGTGAAAGACCCGGCGAGCACAAGTCGATTTCAGGGGCGGAGAACATCGACAAGGTTATCGGCATCGACCAGTCGCCGATCGGGCGCACGCCCCGCTCTAACCCGGCAACCTACACCGGCGTGTTCACGCACATCCGCGATCTGTACGCCATGCTGCCGGAATCGCGCGAACGCGGATACAAGGCGGGACGGTTTTCATTCAACGTGCCGGGCGGACGTTGCGAGGCGTGCCAAGGGGAAGGCCAGCGCCGCATCGAGATGAATTTTCTGCCCGACGTTTACGTTCAGTGCGAGGTGTGCGGCGGCAGGCGGTATAACCACGAAACGCTGGCCGTGAAGTACAAGGAGCAGTCGATTGCCGACCTGCTGGAAATGCCGGTAGCGGACGCGCTGCCGTTGCTGGAGAACATTCCGCAGATCCGCCAAAAGCTGCACACGCTGGTGGACGTGGGGCTCGGGTACATTCACCTGGGACAATCGGCAGTGACGTTGTCGGGGGGCGAAGCACAGCGCATCAAGCTGGCGCGCGAATTGTCGAAGAGGCAGACGGGACGCACCCTCTACTTGCTCGACGAGCCGACGACCGGGCTGCACTTTGACGACGTGCACAAACTTCTCGATGTTCTGCACCGGCTGACCGACCTGGGAAACAGCATCATCATCATCGAGCACAATCTCGACGTCATCGCCAATGCCGACTGGATCGTGGACTTGGGCCCGGAAGGCGGGGAGGACGGCGGGCGCATCGTGGCCCAGGGCACGCCTGAACAGGTTGCGAAGATGAAGAAGTCCTACACCGGGCAGGCGCTGGCGGAATATTTCGGACAGCGCGCGCGAGCTTAGACGTTCGCAGCGGCTGCGGCGCGGAGCTCACGGTCGATCTCGATGCCGCGCAGGCCGGCGATCTGCCCATCGATGGAATACAGAACGGCGCGGCCCATGACCGGGCGCGGCCGGGAGCCGTCCACCAGGATCCGGTACTCCGCCTCAAACTCCCCGTCCACCATGGCGCGGTCCAGTTCAGCCTTCACGCGCTCGCGGTCCTCGCCATGGATCGAATCCAGCCAGCATTCCAGCGGCTCCTCCCGGCGCAGCGCCACCGGGCTGTACATGTTGGTCCAGGTGACGCGCCGGGTCTGCAAGTCGTATTCCCAAGACCAGATCTTGGCCGTGCTCCTCAGGAATTCCATCTCGTGCTGTTGTTGACTGAGAAACTGCTTTGCCCCGCGCAGGGCCCGCTCCTTGTGTTCGATCAAAGCCGCCAGCACGCAGATCACGAACGCGGTGAAGCCGAAGGCCACCAGCCTGACCCAGTCGGTGGGATTGTCGATGCGCAAGGCCGTAGACAGGCGCGAGACGTGGTCCGCCGCAGCGGCGTTGGACCAGGTGGGCGGCAGAACAAACACGTCGCTGGCGAGCACCGACAAGGCGGTTGCAGTCGTGCCCGCCGGCCAACCGCCCTCATAAGCTGAGACGGCTACGGCGGCCAGGAAGATACTGAAGAACGAATGCAGTTGGACGTCGGGAACTTGCATGGTCACGAACAGGGCAAGTGCGACCAGCAGCGACGGGATGAGGTACCACCGCACTGCGCGCCGGCGGGCGAAGGCGAGGATCGGCCGCAAAAGGTTCATGGGTGAGATTGCCGCCAGTGTAGCGGAAAGCGGCGCGCGGCGGAATGCGAATCCTTGCGCCGATTTGCCGCAGCCATCGCATCCAAGTACATTGTGAATTGAGGCTGAGGCGCTTGTCCTTCGGTGAAAATCCCCTTCCGCCCGAAACGCTCTCCCCACTTGACCAGGAGCGCGCGCCGCAGGCCGTCTCCGCGACCCTGGAGGCGTCGGCCGAAGAACTGCCGTGGGGACTGTGGGACGTGGTCCGCATCGCAGTGGTGGCGATGATCGCCATTGGGCTGTTCAGCATGGTGGCGATGGCGATAGCGCTGCGCGGCGCGTCGAACATCTCGCCGGCGGACCTGGCACGCAATGCGCGCGTTGTCATCCCGGCGCAATTCGCGGCTTACCTGGTGGTTTTGGCCTTCATGTACTATCTGGTGTCGTCCAAGCGGTCGCATCAGGATGAACGCGCGGCCGTCGATCCGCTCACTGCCATCCGCTGGAATTGGCCGGGTGCCTCGTGGTTCGGATGGATGGCGCTCGGGGTGGCGCTGGCGCTGCTGGTGCAAAGCGCATCGGTGCTGTTGCCTGTGCCCAAGTCACTGCCGATCGACCGCTATTTCCGCGATACCGTAGGCGCCTACATGATGGCGGTCTTTGGCCTGACCTTTGCTCCCCTGGTCGAAGAATTGTTTTTCCGCGGCTTTCTCTATCCCGCCGTGGCGCGGCGGTGGGGAATGCTATCAGGGATTGTGGTCACCTCGGCTCTGTTCGCCTTCATCCACGCTTCGCAGCTGGCGCATGCCTGGGCGCCTCTGCTGCTGCTGTTTTTCGTCGGGGTGGTGTTGACGGTGATGCGCGCCCGTACCGGCTCGGTGGCGACGACCTTCCTGATTCACGTCGGGTATAACGCAACCCTGTTCGGGATGCTCTACGTGGCCAGCGACCACTTTCGCCACTTCGAAAAGCTGGGGTGAAGGGGAAGTTTCAAGGTTTCAAGGTTTCGGAGGTTCTCCGGCCCCAGTTCAACGCAAGAGATGAGCCTAGCCGGGGTCGCGTGGTATTTTGTTGAACCATGATTGTGGCCCGACAAGAGTTGCTAGCCATGCTGGCGGAAAAATCATTCCGCCTTGGCGAATTCAAACTGTCGTCGGGCGGCACCAGCGATTACTACATCGATTGCCGCGCCACCACCCTCGACGCCAACGGGGCTCGCCTCACCGCCAGGACGGTGGTGGACGAGCTCTATCGCCGCGGATGGGTGCCGCAGGGGATCGGTGGCATGACGTTGGGCGCCGACCCGATTGTGGTGTCGGTAGCGATGTTGACGGCGCAGCAGGTGCAAGCGCGCCACCCGGATCAATCGGCCACGGAATCGCCCGAGGCCTGGCTGATTCATGCCTTTATCGTGCGCAAGGGCGACAAGGGGCACGGCACTGGCCAGCGCATCGAGGGCTTCCGCGCCAAGGGCGCGGCCGTGGTCATCGTGGACGACGTATGCACCACCGGCGCCTCCACGGTGCAGGCCATTGAAGCGGCGCGCGAGTTTGGGTTTGAAGTGATCGGCGTGATGTGCCTGGTGGAGCGGGAAGACGCAGGCGGGCGCGCCAGGGTGGAACAGGCCGCCACGCCGGCCCCGTTTGTATCGATCTATACCGCTGCCGAGATCCGGGAAGAGCACTTGCGGCTCAAGAAGGTCCAGCAAGCTCACGCGGAAAAATAGCAGGAGAAATTTTGGTCAAGACACTGGAATGGACTGAAGAAGGCGTCCGCTTCATCGATCAGCGGAAACTGCCGACGGAGGAAACTTACGTCACCGCCACCAGCTACGAAGAAGTCGCGGAAGCCATTCGCAACATGACGGTGCGGGGCGCCCCCGCGATTGGCGTGGCGGCGGCGATGGGGATCGCGCTCGGCGTGCGCGACGCCGAAGGCGACCATCTTTCGGAATTGCGTCGCAACTTTACGGAAATCTGTGAAGCGATGGGAGAAACGCGGCCCACCGCCGTCAACCTCTTCTGGGCCATCCGCCGAATGGAGCGCAAGTTCGAGGAATCGAGCGACCTGCCGCTGCCACAACTGAAGCAGGCGCTGATCGTCGAGGCGCGGCAGATGTACCTGGAAGACATCGCGGCGAATGAGGCCATGGGACGGCACGGAGCGGCGCTGCTGCCGGCCAGCGGGGGCGTGCTCACGCATTGCAACGCCGGCGCGCTGGCGACGTGCGGATACGGGACCGCGCTGGGCGTCATCCGCGCCGCCGTGGAAGCCGGCAAGAAGCTGCACGTCTTCGCTGACGAGACGCGGCCGTTTCTGCAGGGTTCGCGCCTGACCGCGTGGGAGCTCATGCAGGACGGCATTCCGACGACCGTGATTTCCGACAGCATGTCCGGCGCCATGATGAAGCAGGGGAAAATCAGCGCGGTGGTAGTAGGCGCCGACCGCATCGCCGCCAACGGCGACGTCGCCAACAAGGTGGGAACTTACATGGTGGCGGTGCTGGCCAAGGAGCACAAAATTCCCTTCTACGTGGCCGCGCCGTTTTCGACGATCGACCTCGATACCCCGGACGGCAGCCGCATTCCCATCGAGCAGCGCTCCACGCGCGAGGTCACGCACATCGGCGAACGCCAGATCGTGCCTACCGGTGTCAAGGT
It encodes the following:
- a CDS encoding type II CAAX endopeptidase family protein, translating into MSFGENPLPPETLSPLDQERAPQAVSATLEASAEELPWGLWDVVRIAVVAMIAIGLFSMVAMAIALRGASNISPADLARNARVVIPAQFAAYLVVLAFMYYLVSSKRSHQDERAAVDPLTAIRWNWPGASWFGWMALGVALALLVQSASVLLPVPKSLPIDRYFRDTVGAYMMAVFGLTFAPLVEELFFRGFLYPAVARRWGMLSGIVVTSALFAFIHASQLAHAWAPLLLLFFVGVVLTVMRARTGSVATTFLIHVGYNATLFGMLYVASDHFRHFEKLG
- the mtnA gene encoding S-methyl-5-thioribose-1-phosphate isomerase — encoded protein: MVKTLEWTEEGVRFIDQRKLPTEETYVTATSYEEVAEAIRNMTVRGAPAIGVAAAMGIALGVRDAEGDHLSELRRNFTEICEAMGETRPTAVNLFWAIRRMERKFEESSDLPLPQLKQALIVEARQMYLEDIAANEAMGRHGAALLPASGGVLTHCNAGALATCGYGTALGVIRAAVEAGKKLHVFADETRPFLQGSRLTAWELMQDGIPTTVISDSMSGAMMKQGKISAVVVGADRIAANGDVANKVGTYMVAVLAKEHKIPFYVAAPFSTIDLDTPDGSRIPIEQRSTREVTHIGERQIVPTGVKV
- a CDS encoding phosphoribosyltransferase family protein, translating into MIVARQELLAMLAEKSFRLGEFKLSSGGTSDYYIDCRATTLDANGARLTARTVVDELYRRGWVPQGIGGMTLGADPIVVSVAMLTAQQVQARHPDQSATESPEAWLIHAFIVRKGDKGHGTGQRIEGFRAKGAAVVIVDDVCTTGASTVQAIEAAREFGFEVIGVMCLVEREDAGGRARVEQAATPAPFVSIYTAAEIREEHLRLKKVQQAHAEK
- a CDS encoding DUF4118 domain-containing protein, coding for MNLLRPILAFARRRAVRWYLIPSLLVALALFVTMQVPDVQLHSFFSIFLAAVAVSAYEGGWPAGTTATALSVLASDVFVLPPTWSNAAAADHVSRLSTALRIDNPTDWVRLVAFGFTAFVICVLAALIEHKERALRGAKQFLSQQQHEMEFLRSTAKIWSWEYDLQTRRVTWTNMYSPVALRREEPLECWLDSIHGEDRERVKAELDRAMVDGEFEAEYRILVDGSRPRPVMGRAVLYSIDGQIAGLRGIEIDRELRAAAAANV